The Candidatus Bathyarchaeota archaeon nucleotide sequence AACTAGCTGTTACCGCGTAAAATTTGACCGCGAAGAATTTTTGGAGCTTGTTCGAACTGCAAAACCCAAAATTATCTACCGTAGAAGAAACATGTACTTTTTTGCGTATGATGTGTTTGTGATGTATTGTGACCAGTGTGACAGCAAGGATTTTTCTCAGAGAATTCTTGATGCTATTGAGTTCTCTAATTCTCAGTGGAGCAAATAGCACCGCTCAGCATTTTTGGCGCGCTCAAACCTTAATAGGCTAAGCACTACTTCTCCTTACGGAGACTAAATGACTAATCCCGCTATCAGTAAACCAGATTATGGAAATTGGGTTTCAAGACGACTCATTTACATCTTTACAATGCTGGGGCTTATTCTTTTACCCGTAGCTATCCCATTTTGGGTGCTCACCATTCCCTCAATAGTCTGCTTTGCTGTGGCAGCATACTTTGCCTATGCCCGATACCTATTTTCACCTAAAGGCGCAAACGTTCAAAACCAAGTCTGGAACCTGCTAATTGATAGTCTTGAATGGGACGGCAAAGGAAAAGCATTGGATATAGGTTGCGGAAACGGCGTCATAACTATTAAACTCGCTAAAAAATTTAGTGAGGCAACTGTTGAAGGAATTGATTTTTGGGGTGACCGTTGGGAATACTCTAAAACTGACTGCGAATTAAATGCTAAAGCTGAGGGCGTGAGCAATCGCGTGACTTTTCAGAAAGCCAGTGCATCTAAGTTGCCCTTTGAAGATGACTATTTTGATGCTGCAGTTAGTAACTTGTGTTTTCATGAAGTTTCTGACTCTAAGGATAAGGTTGCAGTAATCCGAGAGGCTTTGCGTGTAGTTAAGAAGGGCGGCGTGTTTGCTTTTCAGGACTTGTTTTTACTTAAGCAGATTTATGGCAGCCCTGAGACGCTTGTTGGAACAGTTAAAAGTTGGGGGATAACTAAAGTGGAGTTTATCCAAACCCGCAATGAACCCTTTATTCCCTTTGCGCTAAAGCTGCCTTTTATGCTTGGAAAAATCAGTATTCTTAAGGGCAAAAAATAAGCTGCTTTTACAAAATAACGTTTTTTCCTGAAAGTGTATTATGGCAAATTTTAAAATACCAAATAGACCTATATGCCTGCTAGGCGGGGCAGTTTGGCATCGGTTGAAAAGCAAACGAGCACAAACTTAAACATTGATTTAATTCGTGTCTTAGCCATTTTTATGGTTATTTTAATTCACGCCACCACAGAATACAACCCCTGCAACATAATGTCCCCCCAGGGCGTTGAGTTATGGTGGGCTACAAACGTTTACAATTCTCTCTCGCGGGCATCTGTTCCACTTTTTATTATGGTCTCGGGTTATCTTTTGCTTCAACCAAGCAAACTTGATGAGCCCCTGGGCGTTTTCCTTAAAAAACGTTGGAAACGAATTGGCTTACCCGTCATCTTCTGGGGCGCAGTATATTTTGCATGGAATGCCTACATCAACAATGAACCCATAAACACACTCTATGTTGCAGAAAGCATATTATCTGGTCCATATCAGCAGTTTTGGTTTATTTACCTCTTAATCGGCTTGTATCTTCTCACGCCACTAATCCGTGTAGTGATCGCTCATGCAGATTTAAAATTGATAAAGTATTTTCTGGTCATCTGGTTTATCGGAACCGCAATTGTTCCAATGTTCAAACTTTACACGCCCCTTATCGAATCCATAAACTGGTTTGACAGCACAATTTTCACCCAAACAGGACTCATCGGCTACTTCATATTAGGCGCCTACATCACAAAACTCAAAATCCGCAAACCCACCTTATACTTGACTTTTATCGGCTCAAGCATCATCACCATTTTCGGAACCTACTATATCGTTAGAAGCCTTGGAGGAAAATACTGGCAATTCTTCTATGACTATACAAGCTTCAACATCATATTTGCCACAATCAGCCTGTTTCTAATTTTATACTCTATTCCCCTACCCAAAAGATTCCCCAACGCTAACAAAATACTGAGAATGATAAGTGCAAGCACACTAGGCATTTACTTAATACATTACATTCCAATGGAAATATTGCAGAAGGGACTAATACACATCGGCGACTTCCAATTAAAACTCAGCGTAACAAACCTTAATCCCATAATTGAACTACCCCTCATCAGCATAGTAACCATGCTTATATGCATAGCCATAATTATTCCAGCACGCAAAGTCCCAATCCTACGCAGAATAATAGCCTAAAAAGTAAAGGTCAAACCCAAAACTTGTTTGATTTAGTAAATTCAGTATTTAACTTGATAAACAGATGTTTATGGGGGTAAAAATATATATCTCAAAAGTTGCCCATGTACTTTTTCACGTCAACTAAATCAGGCGAAAAACAAACATGGATTTACCGAAAAAAATCCTTCAACTCAAAAAAGAAAAAAAAGCAGTAATTTTGGCGCATAATTACCAACGCCCAGAAATCCAAGACATCGCAGATTACGTTGGCGACAGCATCGAACTCAGCCGCAAAGCCATGCAAGAAAAAGATGCAGACATTATTGTTTTCTGCGCTGTTGATTTTATGGCAGAGTCCGCAGCGATACTCAACCCAACCAAAAAAGTGTTGCTACCCAGCCTTGGCGCGCGTTGCCCAATGGCACAGATGCTCACAGTTGACGAAATAGATCGAGCAAAAAAACAGTACCCAAACGCGCCTGTCGTCATGTACGTGAATACGTTGGCGATGGCGAAAGCTAAATGTGATATTTGCTGCACCAGCGCAAATGCGGTTGAGGTTGTTAAATCTCTTGATGCGGACACGGTGCTTTTTGGTCCCGACCATAACTTGGCAGAGTATGTTGCTGAACAGACGGGAAAGAGGATTGTTCCAATTCCTGAGCGTGGTTTTTGCCCGACGCATGTGCTTTTCCAGCCTGAAGATGTAAAAGCCCTCAAAATGCAGCATCCTGACGCGGTTGTTATGGTTCATCCTGAATGCAGTAAAGAAATGCGTGAGGTCGCAGATTACGTAGGCAGCACCTCAAGAATGTGCCATTACGCAAAAAAATCCAACGCTAAAATCTTCATTGTTGGCACTGAAGACGGTATATTGCACCGTTTGCGTAAAGAAAACCCAGATAAAATATTCATAATGGCTTACGAAGGCGCAATCTGCCCAAACATGAAATTAACTACGCTATACAGGGTGTATGCTGCACTTAAAGAGGAAAAGTATGTGGTTAAGGTTCCAGCGGATGTGGCAGCTAAAGCGCGGGGTTCACTGGAACGTATGTTTAAAGTGAAGGTTTAAACTGACACAATCATGGATTTGAGGATTTTAACGCCTCTACGGATGGCTAATTCATCACTAAGATGCCTGATTTCTGAACCTTTACCCTTTACAGCGATAGCTTCTAGGCAGTCATGTTCGCCAAGGTGAATGTGTAATGTGGATGATATGAGGTCCGTGTGGTGATGTTGAGAGTCAGTGAGTTCGCTTTCTAAGCCTCTGGTGTCATGGTCATAAATCATTAAGATAACGCCTGTTTGGGTACTGTTTTCTTCTTTGAGCCATTTACGTTCAGAAACATAAAGTCGGACGGCGTCTTGGATTGCTTTGCTGCGGCTTTCGTACCCCATTTTGCTGGTTATTTCATCGAACTCCTTGAGAAGGTCTGGCGGAAAGGTTACACCTACACGAACAATTTTTGACATCGTCAATCACCATTATGTTAGCGCTTTAAGCCTAAAAGCTTTTACACAAAAAACCATACTCAGAGACTGTTTTTGCCTTTCAGGAAATCATGAAGCATTAAGTCATGCTCAAACGCCAAGGGAGATGGCAACGCGTCAAGGCTGAAAAGCTTGATTTCTTGGATTTCGCTTTCCTGCCGTGCTAACTTGCCCCCAACTACTCTGACTTCAAAGCATGTGGGATAATATTCGTAGTCTATGTCATCTTTGATGCCTTTCTCTTTGTATTCACCGACTTTGCGGACAATTTCTACGTTGAGGCTGGTTTCTTCTTTGACTTCACGGATGACTGTTTGCTCCACGGTTTCGCCGGGGTCAACTCTGCCTCCAGGAAGTGCCCAGTAGCCAACAAAGGGGCGCGTGTTGCGTTTAATGAGTAAGATTTGGTTGTTGGAGTAGGGAATGATGGCGGTTGTGGTTATTCCAGTATAATGCTTCATCTTCTTTGCCTAAGTGGTTTAGTTCATTCTCCAATTTATAATAATAGCCACAACAAAAATGGTAATGCCCTCAAAAACAGTGTTAAGACTAAAAATTAATGTTTTCCAAACCATTATTAGCTACTATCAGGCGAGCTTTGCCTTAAAAAATTCATATCCTTTCTCAGATATCCAACCCGCATCCAGCAAACTATGTAATCCCCCAAGCATAACTGTACGATTATCAGGTACCGCCAAAAGATTTCCCTTCACCAATAAAGCCTCAAACCCCGCTACCTCAACCGCTATCGCCGCCTTAAGAAAACCATCATCTCTTAAACGTGGCGACAGCAAATCCCTGATTTTTGCCATACCCAATGCGCCTTTGAGTTTAGCAGAAAAATCCACACTACCAACTTTTGAAGGCGAAAAAACAGCTATCCGCTTTGACTTCTCACTCTGGTAGGTTGTTATGTAAAAGGGTAAGTAATACAGTGTATCTGTCCAGTCCTCACCGCTTAAGCTAAAGTCAGCAAGTTTTGCAACTTCTTCGTCAACCTGCTTTGCAATT carries:
- a CDS encoding class I SAM-dependent methyltransferase, with amino-acid sequence MTNPAISKPDYGNWVSRRLIYIFTMLGLILLPVAIPFWVLTIPSIVCFAVAAYFAYARYLFSPKGANVQNQVWNLLIDSLEWDGKGKALDIGCGNGVITIKLAKKFSEATVEGIDFWGDRWEYSKTDCELNAKAEGVSNRVTFQKASASKLPFEDDYFDAAVSNLCFHEVSDSKDKVAVIREALRVVKKGGVFAFQDLFLLKQIYGSPETLVGTVKSWGITKVEFIQTRNEPFIPFALKLPFMLGKISILKGKK
- a CDS encoding acyltransferase family protein, encoding MASVEKQTSTNLNIDLIRVLAIFMVILIHATTEYNPCNIMSPQGVELWWATNVYNSLSRASVPLFIMVSGYLLLQPSKLDEPLGVFLKKRWKRIGLPVIFWGAVYFAWNAYINNEPINTLYVAESILSGPYQQFWFIYLLIGLYLLTPLIRVVIAHADLKLIKYFLVIWFIGTAIVPMFKLYTPLIESINWFDSTIFTQTGLIGYFILGAYITKLKIRKPTLYLTFIGSSIITIFGTYYIVRSLGGKYWQFFYDYTSFNIIFATISLFLILYSIPLPKRFPNANKILRMISASTLGIYLIHYIPMEILQKGLIHIGDFQLKLSVTNLNPIIELPLISIVTMLICIAIIIPARKVPILRRIIA
- the nadA gene encoding quinolinate synthase NadA codes for the protein MDLPKKILQLKKEKKAVILAHNYQRPEIQDIADYVGDSIELSRKAMQEKDADIIVFCAVDFMAESAAILNPTKKVLLPSLGARCPMAQMLTVDEIDRAKKQYPNAPVVMYVNTLAMAKAKCDICCTSANAVEVVKSLDADTVLFGPDHNLAEYVAEQTGKRIVPIPERGFCPTHVLFQPEDVKALKMQHPDAVVMVHPECSKEMREVADYVGSTSRMCHYAKKSNAKIFIVGTEDGILHRLRKENPDKIFIMAYEGAICPNMKLTTLYRVYAALKEEKYVVKVPADVAAKARGSLERMFKVKV
- the nikR gene encoding nickel-responsive transcriptional regulator NikR; this translates as MSKIVRVGVTFPPDLLKEFDEITSKMGYESRSKAIQDAVRLYVSERKWLKEENSTQTGVILMIYDHDTRGLESELTDSQHHHTDLISSTLHIHLGEHDCLEAIAVKGKGSEIRHLSDELAIRRGVKILKSMIVSV
- a CDS encoding NUDIX hydrolase — translated: MKHYTGITTTAIIPYSNNQILLIKRNTRPFVGYWALPGGRVDPGETVEQTVIREVKEETSLNVEIVRKVGEYKEKGIKDDIDYEYYPTCFEVRVVGGKLARQESEIQEIKLFSLDALPSPLAFEHDLMLHDFLKGKNSL